A segment of the Microbacterium luteolum genome:
CCTGACCAGAGGTCTCGCGCAGAGCGGCGTACGACTGGGCCATGAACCACGAAGTTCCGCAGCCGACGACGGCGACGCGGGCCCCGAGGGCGGGAAGCAGACCCTGCTCGGCCTTCATGTCGGCGGCCGTCGCCCAGGTCTGGGGCTGCGAGCGGAGCTCTTCGCGCATGTGTGCGCCGGGCAGCGATTCAGTCATCGGAGTGCCTTTCTCGGGCGGATGTTGCATAGTTGTGATTGTTTGTAGCTTGATTCGATCATAGTATGTCGATCAGGAACATCAAGATCAGGTTTCTCTTGATTTGTTTGTTCCCTTGACAAATAATCGAACAAGTTCCACCACCCTGGCGGCGATTCCTGCCGTCGAACTCCGAGCCTCGGCTTGAACGATCGCAGCTGCCCCCGGCGAAGCGATCACCACGCACTGTCGCGTGATCGTGCTTGCGACTGTGCACCACACCCCGTCCGGACACGGGCTCCGCATCCGGAGCGGACACTCACAGTGAGGAATGCAATACACATGAAGAAGTCACTGCGGTTCGGCGCCGCCGCCATTGCGGCCGTCGCCACGCTCTCGCTCGCTTCGTGCGGGTTCGGCGGCTCGGCCGGAGACGGCGGAGGAGAGGACTCGAACACCATCGATCTCCTCGTGCCCAGCTACTCCGACGGGACCAAGGCGAACTGGGAGACCGTGATCGAGGGGTTCGAGAAGGCCAACCCCGACATCAAGGTCAAGCTCGAGGTCCAGTCGTGGGACAACCTCGAGAAGGTCGTCTCGACGAAGATCCAGGCGGGCGAGGCACCCGACATCTACAACGGCGGTCCGTTCGCCGGTTTCGTCGGCGATGAGCTGCTGTACCCGGTCGAGGATGTCGTGTCGAAGGACACGTTCGCCGACTTCCAGGACTCGTTCATCAAGAACGCCGAAGTCGACGGCACCGCGTACGCGCTGCCCCTGATCGCCTCGGCTCGTGCCCTGTTCGTCAACAACGCCCTGCTCGCGCAGGCCGGCGCCACGGCGCCCACCGACTGGGACTCGCTGCTCGACGCCGCGACGAAGGTCTCCGCGCTCGGTGGCGGTGTCGCCGGTTACGGCATGCCGCTCGGATCCGAAGAGGCGCAGGCCGAAGCGGCCGTGTGGCTGTGGGGCGGCGGCGGCTCGTTCGGCGACGCGTCCGAGATCACGATCGACACCCCCGAGAACCTCGTCGGTGCCGAGCAGATCAAGAAGATGATCGACGCCGGTGCGACCCAGGCTGACCCCGGCTCCACGCAGCGTTCGCCGCTGATGGACATCTTCATCCAGGGCAAGATCGGCATGCAGGTCGGCCTCCCGCCGACGGTCGGCCAGATCGAAGAGGGCAACCCCGACCTGGACTACTCCATCGTCCCGATCCCGACCAAGGACGGCTCGCCGTTCACGCTCGGCGTCATGGACCAGCTGATGGCGTTCCAGAACGACGGCGACAAGAAGGACGCGATCACCAAGTTCTTCGACTACTACTACTCGGCCGACGTCTACGTGCCGTGGGTGCAGGCCGAGGGCTTCCTGCCCGTCACGAAGTCCGGGTCCGAGCAGCTGTCCGGCGAGGAGGCCCTCAAGCCGTTCCTCGACGTGCTGCCCGACGCCCAGTTCTACCCGTCGACGAACGCGAAGTGGTCCGCCGCCGACGGTGCTTTCAAGTCGCTGTTCGGTCAGCTGCAGTCGAAGCCGGCTCAGGATGTCCTGACCGAGATCCAGGCGCAGGTCGACGCGGGCTGAGCCCGCTGAACGGAGAGGTTCGGGTATTCCCATGAGCCAGACGAAAGAGTCCTCGAACCTCGCGGGGGCGGCCACCGGCCGCCCCCGCACCCCCCGACGGAACGCCGTGCGCGGCAGGTCCGGGGGGAAAGATCTTCTTCAGGCGTTGCCCTGGATCGCGCCCGCGCTGCTGCTCATCATCGGCGTGGTGTTCTTCCCCGCCGGGGTGATGTTCTTCAACTCCACCCGCGACATCTCCCTCTCGGGCCTCGACAAGGGCTCGGTCGGGTTCGACAACTTCGCCACCGTGTTCGCGTTCGCGGAGTTCTGGCCGATCCTGGGCCGCACGGTCATCTGGGTCGTGTCGGTCGTCACGTTCACCGTCGTGATCTCCCTCGCCCTCGCACAGATCCTCAACAAGGCGTTCCCCGGGCGGCAGATCGTCCGCATGGCCGTCATCGTGCCGTGGGCAGCATCCGTCGTGATGACGACCATGGTGTTCTACTACAGCCTCGAGCCGTACTTCGGGGTGTTCAACAAGTTCCTCTACGACATCGGCCTCTCGGACGACGCCGTCGGATACGGGTGGACGAAGAACCCCGCGACCGCATTCGCCTGGTCGATCGTGATCGCGATCTTCGTATCGCTCCCGTTCACCACCTACACGATCCTCGCCGGCCTCCAGTCGGTGCCCGCGGATGCGATCGAGGCGGCGAAGATGGACGGCGCCGGTCCCGCCCGCACCTATTGGTCGATCGTGCTCCCGCAGCTGCGCAGCGCCCTGGCCGTGGCGGTGCTGATCAACATCATCAACGTGTTCAACTCCCTGCCGATCCTGAAGGTCATGACCGGGTCGATCCCGGGATACGGGGCCGACACGATCATGACGATGATCTTCAAGTACATCGAGCTGCAGAAGAAGGTCGACGTCGCCAGCGCCCTGTCCGTCGTCGCGTTCCTGATCGTGATCGTGATCGTCGCGATCTACGTCAAGGTCGTCAAGCCCATGAAGGAGGTCTGATCATGACCGTGACCGAGACCGAACTCGTCACCACCACCGGCCGCGGCGGACGCGCCCTCCCCCCACTGAACGGCCGCAAGCGCCGTTACACCGAAGACCAGGTCACCCTCCCGCGGGTCATCCTCCGCATGGCCGCCGGGTTCCTCGTCCTCGCGATCTTCGTGCTCCCGTACCTGATCATGTTCTTCGGGTCCGTGAAGACGAAACCGCAGATCCGCTCCGTCGACCCCACGTATCTCCCGATCGAATGGCACTGGGAGAACTACCTCACGATGTGGTCGACGCCCGAGACGCCCCTGCCCTACAACCTCATCTCCACGATCATCATCGCCGTGTTCGCGACCCTGCTCGTCCTCGTCGTGTCGCTGCCGGCCGCGTACTACACCGCCCGGTTCAAATTCCCCGGCCGCATGGTGTTCCTGTTCCTCGTCATCGTCACCCAGATGCTGCAGCCCGCGGTGCTCACCTCGGGCCTGTTCCGACAGTTCACAACCCTCGGCCTCGGTGACACGTGGGCGGCGATGATCTTCATCAACGCCGCGTTCAACCTCTCCTTCGCCGTCTGGATCATGCACTCCTTCTTCGCCGGCATCCCCAAAGAAGTCGACGAAGCAGCCCAGATCGACGGCGCCGGACGCTTCACCGTCCTGTTCAAGATCAACCTCCCCCTCGTCTGGCCCGGCATCGTCACCGCCATCGTGTTCACCTTCGTCGCCTGCTGGAACGAGTTCGCCGCCTCCCTCGTGATCCTCTCCACCGACAAGAACCAACCACTCTCCGTCGCGCTCACCAAGTTCGTCGGTCAGTACGAGACCAGCTGGCAGTACGTGTTCGGCGTCTCGATCGTCGCGATCCTGCCCGTCGTCATCCTCTTCATGCTCATCGAGAAGCGACTCGTCGGCGGACTCACCGCGGGCAGCGTCAAGTAGGGCAGTTCACACGCTCGAGTTCTGCGGCCATCGCTAACTTCTGCGGCCATCTCTACCCGGAATGGCCGCAGAAGTCACGCACGGCCGCGGAAGTCGCTCCGGTCGGGCACGCTCACGTACGCGCGGAGGGGCGCATCAGCGCGACGCCGAGCACACTGCCGAGCACGTGCCGACCCGGCCCCAGAGCCGGGTCGGAGTCGTGCGCGTAGCGGATCGGCGGGGATGCCGTCCCCTTGGGCCGGTTCTGCTCGAACCCGGAGCGCACAGCCGTCAGGAACGGCTCGCCGAGCAGCGGGGCACGCCCCACGATGACGATCTCGTGGGGGTCGGTGAGCCCCGAGAGGATCCGCAACGCGGCGGCGACGGACTCGGCGCCGAGCAGCATCCGATCCTCCGCGCCGTCGGCCCGCAGCAGCGCCTGCACGCCCTCCGGCTCCAGCTCGTCGTGGAAGTCGGGGCCGAGGATGGCGGTGAGGGAGGCGACCGCCTCGATGCACCCGTAGCCGCCGCACCGGCAGCGAACGCGGGAGCCGTTGCCGCCGAAGGCCACATGACCGATCTCACCCGCCCGATTGGTCGCGCCGGGGAGCACGCGGCCGTCGATCGTCACGGCGGCGCCGATGCCCTCGCCCATGCGCAGCACGAGCCGCTGCACCCCCGCGGCCTCGTCGATCACCGATTCGGTGAGAGCCTCGCCGTCGGCGTCGTTGAGGATGACGATGGGGAGGTCGGCCTCCGCTCGGACGAGTTCCGCCAGCGGCACATCCCTCCAGCCCAGGAGCACGCTCTCGCGCACGACAGCTCCGTCGGTGACGCCGGGGGACTGCAGGCACACGGCGAGAACGCGGTCGGGGAAGTCGCGCACGAGCTCGCCGGTCACCCGAGCGACATCCGCGGGCTGCACGCCGGACGCGTAGGTCGTCACGCGTGTGAGGACGCGCGTGCCGCTCAGATCGAGCAGCACGGCCTCCACGCTCTGCGCGCGGACGATGACGACGCACACGACGTAGTACGCGCGGTTGAGCTCCACGCGTGTGCCCGGCTTGCCGCCCGTGCTCTCGGCCTGCTCGCCCTCGACGACGAGACCGAGCGCGATCAGCTCGTTGACGAGGGATGACGTGGTGGCGGTCGTCAGGCCGGTCAGCCGGGCGAGGCTCGCGCGGGTCACCGAGTCGTCGGAGCCGATGAGCGCGAGCGCACGACGCAGGTGATCGCGGCGGATCTTCCCCTTGCCGTCCAGGAGGCCCTCCGCACCGCCGCCGAAGACCGACCGCTCGAGCCGCGCCCTCGTCCCTTGCACCTCTGCCAGCATCGACGTCCCGCTCCCCTTCGCGCCTGTTCGCGCCCGTTCGCCGCGGAACCTTGACACGCAGCCGCTCCAAACTCTACGCTAGCCCCACTTCGCTTACTCACTAAGTAAAGTCCCCCATCACGAGTTCCCCGCTTTCTCGATGCCGACAAGACAGGACCCGATGAACGTGCCCGAGACCTTGCTTCCCCCACGCCGCTCGCGTGCCCGATCCCTCCGCAGAGGCGGGGCGGCGATCCTCGCCCTCGCACTGACGCTTCCCCTCCTCCCGATGCTGTCCGCACCCGCGGCGGCGGCGGAGACGACCGTGATCGTCGACGACGCCGTCACCTCCACGACCGAGGGGTTCGAGTTCCCCGCCAAGTGGGTGGGAGACGCCGATCTCGATCCCACCAAGTGGATGAACGGCACGGAGCATTGGGTCCGCGCCGGCGACACCCCGAGCATGACCTTCCGCTTCACCGGCGTGCAGGCCGAGCTCCTCGGGAACACGGACCCCGCCCACGGCACCTACGCGTTCTCGGTCGACGGAGGCCCGGAGACGATCGTCGACGCGTACTCCGCGACGCGCCAGTATCAGCAGCTGCTCTTCTCGACCGGCGTCCTGCCGTCCGGGCCGCACACCGTCGTGCTGCGCGTGACCGGGGAGAAGAACCCCGCCGCCGCCCGCGCCGGCGCACAGATCGACTTCGCCCGCGTGACGAAAGAGCTCGTCGCCGCCACCGGTGTGTCCCTGGATCAGTCGCCGCTGACGCTCGAGGCGACCAGCACGGCGAAGGTCGAGGCGACGGTCACCCCGGCCGACGCGACCGACAAGACCGTCACGTGGTCCTCCGATGACGAGGGCGTGGCCGCGGTCGCAGCCGACGGCACGATCACCGCGGTCGCGGCGGGCGAGGCGACCATCACCGCCACCACGCGAGACGGCGGATTCACCGCCCACCGCACCGTCACCGTGACCGCCGCGCGCACAGAGCTGTCCGGAGCCGTGGCGGACACCAACTTCCACTACGTGACCACCAAGTCCTTCGACGACTACCGCCGCAAGTACTACTCCGATGTCGTGACGATGACCGAGACGGCATGGCAGGGGACGGCATGGCAGCAGGACCGCGTCAACGCGCAGTTCGTGCTCTGGAGCGCCGGCGAGGCCAAGACCGGCGTCCGCGTGGAAAGCGTGCACCTGACCGGCGCCGACGGCGCATCCCTCGACGACGGCATCACCGCCACCCTGGTCTCGACCGTGATGGCCGGACGCGGACGCCCGTCGCTCGGAAAGCCCCAGGAGCCGATCCCGGACATCCTCAAGCCCATCGCCTCTGTCGAGATGGCACCCCGCTCGGTGCAGCCTGTCTGGATGACGGTCGACGTGCCTGCCGATGCCGCGCCCGGCGTCTACGACGGCACGGTCGTCGTGGTCAGCGACCAGGGCGATCGCATCGAGCTGACCCTCGGACTCGAAGTCCTCGACCTCCGACTCCCGGCCGCAGGCGACTGGGAGCAGTTCGTCGACCTGTGGCAGAACCCGTACGCGGTCGCCCGCACCGAGGGCATCCCGCACGACCAGCTCTGGAGCGACGCGCACTTCGCCGCCATGCTGCCGCACTACCAGCGCCTGCGGGACGCCGGTCAGGACGTCATCACGACGACCGTGGTCAAGGACCCCTGGGCGTCACAGACCTACGACCCGTACGAGTCGATGGTCGAGTGGACGAAGAACGCCGACGGCACCTGGTCCTTCGACTTCAGCGTCTTCGACCGATGGGTCGAGTTCATGATGGACGACGTCGGGATCGACGGCCAGATCGATGCGTACTCCATGGTCAACTGGGCGAGCAAGGTCGAGTACTTCGACGTCGCGCAGGACCGCCGGATCACCGCATCGGTGTCGGTCGGCACTCCCATCTGGCGTGAGATGTGGACCGCGTTCCTGGAGAAGTTCGGCCCGCACCTCGAGGAGAAGGGCTGGTTCGACATCACCTACATGGCGATGGACGAGCGCGCACTGGACGACATCCTCCAGGCGGTCGATCTCATCGACGAGGCAGCACCCGGCCTCAAGGTCGGCGCCGCGATGAACTACAACAGCCTGCATGATCCGCGCCTCGACCGGATCGACAAGATCTCGGTCTCGGCGGACAACGTGCTCATCGGCGACGAGGAGTTCGAGACCGTCGCCGCGCACCGCCGCGAGCTCGGACTGATCACGAGCATCTACTACTGCGTCGGCATCTACCCGAACACCTTCGTGCGATCGAACCTCGCCGAGGCGGTCTGGGGGCAGTGGAAGACGACGGCGACGGCATCCGACGGCTACCTCCGCTGGGCGTACGACAGCTTCGTCGAGGATCCGTTCACCACCGTCGACTTCAAGACCTGGGAATCGGGAGACGCGGCGCAGGTGTACCCGCACGACATCTCATCGGTCCGCTGGGAGCACATGAACGAGGGGATCCGAGACGCCGAGAAGGTCCGGTGGCTCTCCGCCAGATCGACGGATGCCGCAGCCACACTGAACGCCGCCATGGCGGAGATGGCGAACCCCGGCTTCAAGAAGGATCCCTTCGGCGGCGTCATCGACCCGGGTGACGTCGACATCCCCGCCGAGGTCGACCGGCTGCAGGCGGCGCTCGACGCGGCGACGCGGACGTATCTCGCCGACCGGGAAGCGGCCTTCGACGTGTCGATCTCGGACACCGCGCTCACGGTCGAGACTCCGGCCACCGCGACGGTGACCGGGCTCGAGCCGGGGACGACCGCGACGTTCGAGCTGCACTCCGACCCGGTGCTGCTCGGCACAGCCACGGCGGATGCCGATGGCACGGCCCGCCTCGCCTTCACGGTGCCGACGGTGCCGGTCGGTGCGCATGCCCTGGTGGTGAGCGCACGCGACGCGGCGGGCACACCCGGCAGCATCTCGGTCGCCGTCACGGTGCGTGCGGCGCCGAACCCCGGCGGAGGCGGCGACGGCTCCACCGGGTCCGGGTCCGGCGCGGGCTCCGGCTCCGGCTCATCGAACGGCAGTGCTCTGGCCACCACCGGCCAGGACCCTGCACTGATCACGACGGCCATCCTCCTGGCAGTGCTTCTCCTCGCAGGAGGCGCCGTCGCCGTCCGACGCAGGCGTTCCCCCCGCGCCTGATCGGGCTTCCCCATGGGCCGTCACCGCCTCCCCCTCAGCGGCGGTGACGGCCCTTCTTCGCGCTCACGCGCGTCGAACGGTCACAGAGGCAAGAGCCGCAGGACGCGACCCCGCTCGCGTCAGGGGCGAGGAGCGGATGCCGCGAGCAGCTGCTCCGGGCTCCATCGCACGCCGAGCGCCGACGTCAGCGCGGCCTGGGCGGCACCGGCGGAGAGCGCGACGCGCGGGTCGGCGTAGCGGATGGGCACCTGCGCTGTACCCCGCGACGAATAGTCCGTCTCGCTGCGCACGCGCTCGAGGAAGCGGGGCCCGAGTACGGTGGCCGGACCCCCGATGACGACCTCCGTCGGATCGAGGAGCGCGCTGATGAGCTTGACGGCGCGGGCGAGCGCGCGGGCGCCGTCGTCCAGCTGCCGCGGGTCGGCACGAGCGGCGAGCACCGCGATCTCCGCAGCATCCATCGCGTCGGAGAAGCCCTCGCCGAGCATGGCGCCCATGGCGGATGCCGATTCGAGGCACCCGCGCCGTCCGCAACTGCAGTCCCGCGCCGCCTCACCGAACACCACCTGCACGTGGCCGATCTCCCCGGCCCGGTCGCGCGGCCCCGGGGCAAGCTCGCCGTCGAGGGTCACCGCGGCGCCGATCCCGCCGCCGATGTGGATGAAGAGCCGGTAGCCCGCGGGGGACTCCTCCCGCCCCGCCTCGGCGATGGCCTCGGCATCGACGTCGTTGACCAACAGGACCGGTGCCTTCAGGACGCGTTCGAATCGCTCGGCCAGGGGCAGGTCCTGCCACTTCAGCTGCACGCTCTCGAGCACCGAACGGCCGTCCGTGGTGCCGGGGAGCTGCACTCCGGCGGCGAGCAGGCGGTCGCCGAACTCGACGGCCACGGCCGCGACCGCGGCATCGAGCACGCGGTCGCGGTCCTCCGCCGAGTAGGTCACGCGCCGGACATCGACCTCGGTGCCGTCGAGGGCGACGAGCGCGATGTGCGCATGGCGGGGCTGGATCACGATGACGAGGATGAGATGGTGACTCGCGTCGATGCTGAGGGTCGTCGCCCGCTTTCCGCCGGTGCTCGCCGCCTGTTCCCCCTCGACGATGAGGCGGTTCTCGAGCAGCTCGGCGACCAGCGACGACGCGGTGGCCGCGGTCAGCCCCGTCGACCGTGCGATCCCGGCCCTGGTCTGCACGCCGGGATTGCGGAAGACCAGCTGCAGCGCCCGCCGCAGGTTGGCGCGCCGCACCGAGGCCTGGGTGTCGAGGGCGTCATCCGAGTTGAGCATGGGTTCCGTTCAGGCTCTCGCGAGCGAGCTGTTGACAGATCGAGCTACGATCCGTAGTCTCTCCGTAAGTTTATTCATTGAACTTAGTTGGCCGAAAGGCCTCCCCCAGCTCCGGACGGGCGAGTGCTGCACACACCGTCGCCCGTCCGGCACTTCTTCTCAGCGGCCCTCAGCCGCCTCGGTGTGGTGGCGGATGACCTCGGCCACCACGAAGTTGAACCACTTCTCCGCGAACTCCGGATCGAGATGCGCCTCTTCCGCGAGCGCACGGAGGCGCGCGACCTGCTGCTCCTCCCGATTCGGATCGGATGCGGGCATCTCGTGCTCGGCCTTCAGATGCCCGACCTGCTGGGTGGCGCGGAAGCGCTCGGCCAGCATGAAGATCAGCGCGGCGTCGATGTTGTCGATGCTGGCGCGAAGTCGGAGCAGTTCGGCCTTCGGGTCCTCAGCGGCTGTCATTCCCCTACTCTAGAGCCGCCGAACGCCCGTGTTCCGACGACGCCCACCGCTATCGTGAGCACATGAGCAACGAAGAGTCGCCGGCCTCCGCACCCACCGACGGCGTGGCATCCGAGACCCCGACCGATGCCCCCGGCGGACCGACGACCGAGACTGTTCCGCGTCCCGTCGTCGAGCCCATGGCACCGCGTGGATCGTTCTGGACCCGCATCGATCGCCCCTTCGTCTTCGGCTTCCTCGTGACACTCGGCGGCCTCGGCGCGGTCGTGCTGGGCCTGGCCCTCACGAGCCTCTCGACGGTCCTCATCTACATCGCCCTCGCCCTCTTCGCGGCTCTCGGTCTCGACCCCGCGGTTCGCCTGCTCGAGCGTCGCGGCCTGTCCCGGGCCATCGCGGTCCTCGTCGTGACCCTCGGCCTCATCGTGGTGTTCGCCCTCCTGCTGTGGATGGTCATCCCGATCGTCGTCGACCAGATCTCGAGCTTCGTCCGCTCGGTGCCCGGCATGGTCCAGGAGTTCACCCGGAGCGATCTCTACGCCACCCTGGAGAGGCAGTTCGGCGAGCAGTTCCAGGATCTGGTCGCGGAGGTGCAGAAGTTCCTCTCGGACTTCGGCAACCTCGCCACCATCGGCGGCGGTGCGCTGAAGGTCGGCGCATCGATCGCCACCGGGATCTCTGGCACGATCATCGTGATCGTGCTGACGCTCTACTTCCTCGCGAGCCTCTCCGGGATCAAGGCCAGCCTGCTGCGTCTCGCGCCGGCCCGCGACCGCGCCCGCGCCGGTGACATCACCGACCAGATCACCGACTCGGTCGGCGGCTATGTCATGGGGATGGTGGTGCTCGCGTTCTTCAACGCGCTGCTCGCCTTCCTGCTCTACTTCTTCCTCGGCCTGCCGTTCCCCCCGCTGATGGCGACCGTCGCCTTCTGCATCACGCTGATCCCGCTCGTCGGCTCCGTGATGTTCTGGATCATCGGCACCGGCATCGCGCTCTTCACCAACCCGATCGGCGCGCTGGTCTTCGCGATCGTCTACCTGATCTACATGCAGATCGAGGCCTACGTCATCACGCCGCGCGTCATGAACCGCGCGATCTCGATCCCCGGCTCGCTCGTGGTCATCGGCGCCCTCGCCGGCGGCACTCTGCTCGGGCTGCTCGGCGCGCTCGTGGCCGTGCCGGTCACGGCATCCATCCTCATCATCATCAAGCAGGTCTGGGTCCCGCGCCAGGACGCCCGGATCTAGCACCCGAAAACGCAGAAGTGCCCGGACCGCTGCAGGAATCAGCAACAGGTCCGGGCACTTCTTGAACGAGAGACTCAGACGAGGTCGTTGTCCTCGAGCCACTTCTTCGCGATGTCGGCCGACGACTGCTGGTCGACCGTGCTCAGCACGTTCAGCGACACGAGCTCCTCGGCCGTCAGCTTCGCGCTGATGGCGTTGAGCACATCCGACACCTTGTCGGCGATGTCGCTCGAGACGATCGGCACGACGTTCGACGAGATGATCAGGTTCTTCGGGTCTTCGAGCGCGACGATGTCCTCGGTCTCGAAGGCAGGGTCTGCGGTGTAGATGTCCGCGACCTGGATCTCACCGGCGAGCAGCGACTCGAGCGTCGTCGGGCCGGTGGCCGAGAACGCCAGGTCGACGCCGTAGACCTCCTTGGCGGCGGCCGGGTTGTACGGACGCTGCTCGAACTCCGGCGGGGCGCCGATCGTGACGGTCGAGGTGACGTTCTTGAGGTCTTCGATCGTCTTGAGGTTGTTGGCCTCGGCGAAGCTCTTGAGCACCGTGTAGGTGTCCTGGTCGGACGCCTCGGCGTAGTCGAGGGCGGTCAGGCCCTCGGGCAGCGCCTCGGTGAGGGCCGTGTAGACGTCTTCCGGCGAGGTGACATCGATCTCGTCGTCCGAGAGGTACTCCAGCAGGCTGCCGGTGTACTCGGGGAAGACGTCGATCTCACCGGACTCGACCTCGGGCATGTACGCGTCGCGCTGACCGATGTTGAGCTTCGTCTCGACCGTGAAGCCGGCACCCTCGAGCGCCTGGGCGTAGATCTCGGCGATGATCTCGTTGGAGTAGTACCCCTGCGAGCCGACGACGATCGTCTCGGAGTCGCCCGATCCGGATCCGGCGTCGCTCGACGGCTCGTCGAGCGGGTTGCCGCCGCAGGCGGACAGGGCGAGTGTCGCCGCGGCCACCAGGCCGACGGCGA
Coding sequences within it:
- a CDS encoding extracellular solute-binding protein: MKKSLRFGAAAIAAVATLSLASCGFGGSAGDGGGEDSNTIDLLVPSYSDGTKANWETVIEGFEKANPDIKVKLEVQSWDNLEKVVSTKIQAGEAPDIYNGGPFAGFVGDELLYPVEDVVSKDTFADFQDSFIKNAEVDGTAYALPLIASARALFVNNALLAQAGATAPTDWDSLLDAATKVSALGGGVAGYGMPLGSEEAQAEAAVWLWGGGGSFGDASEITIDTPENLVGAEQIKKMIDAGATQADPGSTQRSPLMDIFIQGKIGMQVGLPPTVGQIEEGNPDLDYSIVPIPTKDGSPFTLGVMDQLMAFQNDGDKKDAITKFFDYYYSADVYVPWVQAEGFLPVTKSGSEQLSGEEALKPFLDVLPDAQFYPSTNAKWSAADGAFKSLFGQLQSKPAQDVLTEIQAQVDAG
- a CDS encoding carbohydrate ABC transporter permease; translated protein: MSQTKESSNLAGAATGRPRTPRRNAVRGRSGGKDLLQALPWIAPALLLIIGVVFFPAGVMFFNSTRDISLSGLDKGSVGFDNFATVFAFAEFWPILGRTVIWVVSVVTFTVVISLALAQILNKAFPGRQIVRMAVIVPWAASVVMTTMVFYYSLEPYFGVFNKFLYDIGLSDDAVGYGWTKNPATAFAWSIVIAIFVSLPFTTYTILAGLQSVPADAIEAAKMDGAGPARTYWSIVLPQLRSALAVAVLINIINVFNSLPILKVMTGSIPGYGADTIMTMIFKYIELQKKVDVASALSVVAFLIVIVIVAIYVKVVKPMKEV
- a CDS encoding carbohydrate ABC transporter permease, with product MTVTETELVTTTGRGGRALPPLNGRKRRYTEDQVTLPRVILRMAAGFLVLAIFVLPYLIMFFGSVKTKPQIRSVDPTYLPIEWHWENYLTMWSTPETPLPYNLISTIIIAVFATLLVLVVSLPAAYYTARFKFPGRMVFLFLVIVTQMLQPAVLTSGLFRQFTTLGLGDTWAAMIFINAAFNLSFAVWIMHSFFAGIPKEVDEAAQIDGAGRFTVLFKINLPLVWPGIVTAIVFTFVACWNEFAASLVILSTDKNQPLSVALTKFVGQYETSWQYVFGVSIVAILPVVILFMLIEKRLVGGLTAGSVK
- a CDS encoding ROK family transcriptional regulator translates to MQGTRARLERSVFGGGAEGLLDGKGKIRRDHLRRALALIGSDDSVTRASLARLTGLTTATTSSLVNELIALGLVVEGEQAESTGGKPGTRVELNRAYYVVCVVIVRAQSVEAVLLDLSGTRVLTRVTTYASGVQPADVARVTGELVRDFPDRVLAVCLQSPGVTDGAVVRESVLLGWRDVPLAELVRAEADLPIVILNDADGEALTESVIDEAAGVQRLVLRMGEGIGAAVTIDGRVLPGATNRAGEIGHVAFGGNGSRVRCRCGGYGCIEAVASLTAILGPDFHDELEPEGVQALLRADGAEDRMLLGAESVAAALRILSGLTDPHEIVIVGRAPLLGEPFLTAVRSGFEQNRPKGTASPPIRYAHDSDPALGPGRHVLGSVLGVALMRPSART
- a CDS encoding glycoside hydrolase domain-containing protein, encoding MNVPETLLPPRRSRARSLRRGGAAILALALTLPLLPMLSAPAAAAETTVIVDDAVTSTTEGFEFPAKWVGDADLDPTKWMNGTEHWVRAGDTPSMTFRFTGVQAELLGNTDPAHGTYAFSVDGGPETIVDAYSATRQYQQLLFSTGVLPSGPHTVVLRVTGEKNPAAARAGAQIDFARVTKELVAATGVSLDQSPLTLEATSTAKVEATVTPADATDKTVTWSSDDEGVAAVAADGTITAVAAGEATITATTRDGGFTAHRTVTVTAARTELSGAVADTNFHYVTTKSFDDYRRKYYSDVVTMTETAWQGTAWQQDRVNAQFVLWSAGEAKTGVRVESVHLTGADGASLDDGITATLVSTVMAGRGRPSLGKPQEPIPDILKPIASVEMAPRSVQPVWMTVDVPADAAPGVYDGTVVVVSDQGDRIELTLGLEVLDLRLPAAGDWEQFVDLWQNPYAVARTEGIPHDQLWSDAHFAAMLPHYQRLRDAGQDVITTTVVKDPWASQTYDPYESMVEWTKNADGTWSFDFSVFDRWVEFMMDDVGIDGQIDAYSMVNWASKVEYFDVAQDRRITASVSVGTPIWREMWTAFLEKFGPHLEEKGWFDITYMAMDERALDDILQAVDLIDEAAPGLKVGAAMNYNSLHDPRLDRIDKISVSADNVLIGDEEFETVAAHRRELGLITSIYYCVGIYPNTFVRSNLAEAVWGQWKTTATASDGYLRWAYDSFVEDPFTTVDFKTWESGDAAQVYPHDISSVRWEHMNEGIRDAEKVRWLSARSTDAAATLNAAMAEMANPGFKKDPFGGVIDPGDVDIPAEVDRLQAALDAATRTYLADREAAFDVSISDTALTVETPATATVTGLEPGTTATFELHSDPVLLGTATADADGTARLAFTVPTVPVGAHALVVSARDAAGTPGSISVAVTVRAAPNPGGGGDGSTGSGSGAGSGSGSSNGSALATTGQDPALITTAILLAVLLLAGGAVAVRRRRSPRA
- a CDS encoding ROK family protein — its product is MLNSDDALDTQASVRRANLRRALQLVFRNPGVQTRAGIARSTGLTAATASSLVAELLENRLIVEGEQAASTGGKRATTLSIDASHHLILVIVIQPRHAHIALVALDGTEVDVRRVTYSAEDRDRVLDAAVAAVAVEFGDRLLAAGVQLPGTTDGRSVLESVQLKWQDLPLAERFERVLKAPVLLVNDVDAEAIAEAGREESPAGYRLFIHIGGGIGAAVTLDGELAPGPRDRAGEIGHVQVVFGEAARDCSCGRRGCLESASAMGAMLGEGFSDAMDAAEIAVLAARADPRQLDDGARALARAVKLISALLDPTEVVIGGPATVLGPRFLERVRSETDYSSRGTAQVPIRYADPRVALSAGAAQAALTSALGVRWSPEQLLAASAPRP
- a CDS encoding chorismate mutase codes for the protein MTAAEDPKAELLRLRASIDNIDAALIFMLAERFRATQQVGHLKAEHEMPASDPNREEQQVARLRALAEEAHLDPEFAEKWFNFVVAEVIRHHTEAAEGR
- a CDS encoding AI-2E family transporter; amino-acid sequence: MSNEESPASAPTDGVASETPTDAPGGPTTETVPRPVVEPMAPRGSFWTRIDRPFVFGFLVTLGGLGAVVLGLALTSLSTVLIYIALALFAALGLDPAVRLLERRGLSRAIAVLVVTLGLIVVFALLLWMVIPIVVDQISSFVRSVPGMVQEFTRSDLYATLERQFGEQFQDLVAEVQKFLSDFGNLATIGGGALKVGASIATGISGTIIVIVLTLYFLASLSGIKASLLRLAPARDRARAGDITDQITDSVGGYVMGMVVLAFFNALLAFLLYFFLGLPFPPLMATVAFCITLIPLVGSVMFWIIGTGIALFTNPIGALVFAIVYLIYMQIEAYVITPRVMNRAISIPGSLVVIGALAGGTLLGLLGALVAVPVTASILIIIKQVWVPRQDARI